In Poecilia reticulata strain Guanapo linkage group LG11, Guppy_female_1.0+MT, whole genome shotgun sequence, the genomic stretch NNNNNNNNNNNNNNNNNNNNNNNNNNNNNNNNNNNNNNNNNNNNNNNNNNNNNNNNNNNNNNNNNNNNNNNNNNNNNNNNNNNCCCCCTTCACATTTACTCTCAAACCCTCGCTCTGAGCTGCTGTGGGTGTTTAACAACTAGATGTTAGCGCAATGAAGCTCAGTGGGAGGTGAGGGCGCACAGCTAAGCTCATCCTCTCAGTAATAACAGTGATAATCAGAGCGCCGTCTCAAGATGTCTGAGCTGATAATTCAAGCGCAGCTGCAGAGTGATGCAACAAAAACGacacattttcaagaaaataaagtgtTGGAAACATCAAATGTAACAAATGATGCTAAACTCTCTGTTTGGTTAGTGACATTAGCATTCTTGTGAATCCTCTGATGTCTGCTATAGTTAGTAAAGAGAAAGATGGACACAGAAAGTACAGTTTTTACCACCAGACTTCTGAGTAAGGGATGCACGATACACCATTATTGCAACATCAGGGTGGACATTAACAATATCACAATGGACTGTATGAAAGTGATATTTGTGCGGTTTTGTTTGCGATCTTAACGAATCACACACTCTGCATGCCATTAAGAGTTCGGCCGACTGGATGGTGTTTCACTTTATAACCCCACTTCTTAATCTTGTATAGTCCCACACTTTAGTATTTACTTactagaaatgaataaaaatgaaaaaaaacagtgttttaaaatgatcaaacataTTTCTGGAATAATGGCATTCAGCCAATGACCTGGCCGCCTACGACTATAGTCACTCCTACGCTCCTTTGGGAAAGCTAATTGCTAAGTGCTGAAGCATTTCCACTTAACATGCGTCACGTTCACGTTCACCCTCATCTAAACTTTCAGTAGACTGAGTATTTTGCATATACTTCACATGTAACCCAAGCTACAGCAGCTCTCGGCAGAACAGATTGCTGGTCATTTTTATCACTATGCTTTGGCactaacgtaaaaaaaaaaagaagctaactGTGCACTAAGGATTCTTGTAGTTTCTGGAACTGCGACTGATTTCAGATTACAGCTGGCAAACTCTCTTTCTTCTGAGTCACATCAATGATTCTTGCCACATAAATCTGTTTATGGCTGCCAACAATGAGATTGCGATGGACAAAAACTGTGCAAATGGAATCTGCTGCCAAAACAACAAGCTCAGCACGTTGAACACTTACACTAGTCGACTAAcgaaggaaaatattttcatttgatgttatttttgtaaagctttttttttgctgtttaacaCTCATTTTAGATACATtatgcagacttttttttttgttaatattctacATGAGCCGATGCAAACgtaataaaatttgttttctttgttacaATTTAGCTGATACACAATGAGAGAGAGATATTTCTTTCACAAAAGCCAGGCACTGCACATTAATTTAGACATTggattttaatacatttgaacatttgaaTTGTTGAGCAGCAACTCGCATGGGGTgactaaaagttaaaaaaataaataaataaaatctaaatctttatCTGACTGAACCTGGAATAGAATCCAAGATAATCTaatctaaaattatttactttaaagtcattatgaattaaagtgattttaaaGGACACATGACTGTTTAACAACTAATCTAAGTGATTTAGGTATTTACACCCTAGCCTGTTCCTGTCTCAACGTGTTTTTGCCCACATAAATTAAGGAAACACAAGCCAGAGCATAATTCAAACTAAACGATGCTGCTCATCTCACCTGTGGGTTCTGATCTCCAGTCAGAGAGCAGAGATGTGGGACTAATTTGCTGAGGCTGAGAGGCTGGGCTCCGTACCTGAGAGAGGCggacaaaagaagaagacaaagtaaatacagaaacagGAGTAAGCTGACTCGGCTTTACGATAAAGAGCCCTTAGTACgctttgttcttttaaaaatttaagtggaaaactaaataaataataaaaaaaatgctaagaCCAAAAGCTCTGTAAGCGATCATTTGTCTTATTGTTCCACTCAGTTTCAAAGCAGGAATGCCTAACATCTTCTGCATTATCATCAGGCGGCAGCTGAAGACTTCAACACAGAAATGCCACCTgctattagtaaaaaaaattctaaaatcaGCAGAAAATTTCAGATTAGTTTGTTAGCTGTGCATACCTAAAGCAGGGACCCCCACTGTCCAACACGCTGCGACAAACAACggtatatttattattattcctgtAAACACGTTTTGTGCGATGACATTGTTGACCCTGCTGAGCCCCGGCTTACCGAGGCTAAAACGTCCCTGCAATTCTCGGCACCCGACAGGAGAACAAAACTTCTTAGAATTACGGGAGGAAGTGAGATCAAACCAATTCATAAAAAACAAGCGTTCGTGTCTGAGCTGTAAGGCCATGTAACCGAGGATCCGTGGGGTTTGCGTCGCCTCTATGGAGGCGGAAACAGTTAAGAGGATTAATCCTGGACACAGGGAACTTCTGTGTTTCTTGAACAAAGTGGGTCAAGAAAGGTTGCAGAAACGGCACTGGTTGCCCCTTCTGGAGAAAGTATAGCCAATTTCTCAGACTTTTCAGAACATAAAGTCATTCTATATGTTAGGAACATGTTGAGGATACAGAAGgtaaactgatttaaaactcTATTTAAATGTCATCCTGACCTTGGgctgaaaaagaagaagttaCTCACGTGCCGAGTGTGGCGCTGAGACAGAGGCAGATTCCTTCTCGGCTGCggaagtttttgtgtttaaagccGAGAGTCAGCCTTTCCCACACATTCTtgataaggaaaaaaaaacgtggagGAGGATGAGAGCGcgaggaagagagggagaaaggaTGTCAAGaggaacaagaagaaaaacgtCCAGGTTATAAACTTCGCTAAGCAGCGCGCGAAGCACAGGGATGGTATTTGCATTTGcaagaaatgtttgtgtgtcaaCATAAAAGGCAATGAGGATGTAGcagctgtaatttttttattacccAGAAGAGGGagccaaaacaaacagattctAGCACTGAGAGTAAAAAGCATGGATGTGATGCCTCTGTATGAAGCTTAAGCATCTACTTttgtaaaatacagaaaaatacaacactTAACACGAATTGCTTGTTGCCAGATGTCtttaaagttaacaaaaaaaatatgcgTAAGAAGTTCTTAACTGgaatttttcttgtttttttaaaacatttgttattgtAGTTTATACAAAGTTTCCTCCAAGATGGCATTATAAATAGCTACACCTTTAATTTGAAGATGCATGCAGGATTTATCTGCTCATGTCAGCATGTGTCTCACCATGGGTGACGTGGTCTGCTCCATGAGGCGAAGGATGAGAGCTTGGCTGTTCTCCCTGACCTGATCCTTCCCGTCACCCAGCCGGTCCACCAGAGCTGGCAAGACTACAAacagagaggagggaaaaaaaagacatgaggGATGGAATAATGATGAGAGACAAGATGGGAACAAATCTGCTCAAGATTAAATGCAAGAAAATCAAACCACAAATGATGCTGAATTCAACAGTGTTTGCACATTGGAGGTAATAAAGGCTGCCCCCAAGTGGAATGATTTCAAAAGACAAtaataaacaaagataaaagCTTACATTTAGTAAAGTATGTGGGATTTATCAGACTAAAAGACTCAATAACTTATAGAACATTTAACAACACAATCATGAG encodes the following:
- the LOC108166690 gene encoding CLIP-associating protein 1-like gives rise to the protein MEDHDNMDYFYQQVLQKDVTRRLQVGQDLIDYLNDPDRSPDVEQDKPRLDKTIDELTGWINSSNFKVALLGIDICGAFVDRMGERFKGHLGTVLPALVDRLGDGKDQVRENSQALILRLMEQTTSPMNVWERLTLGFKHKNFRSREGICLCLSATLGTYGAQPLSLSKLVPHLCSLTGDQNPQVR